The Candidatus Mesenet endosymbiont of Agriotes lineatus region TTCTACTAATGAAAAATCAGAGATAAACTCATGAACATTACTTATGCTACTGATACTTCTGGTATCAATGCTGCTGCTGATCCTTTTTACAAGATTAGATAAAACTTGACCAGGACCAATTTCAATACATTTTTTTATTCCTTTTTGTGCTATATACAATATAGTTTCTCTCCACCTTACTCTGCTTACTATTTGTTTTGTTATTAGATTCTTTATGATTTGTGGGTTATCCTCTTCTTTTGCCGTAGCGTTAAAGACTATCGGAATGGACGGCCTGTTTATTTGCACATTTTTTATAAAATCTGTTATTATATCATAAGCAGGACTCATAAATCTGGAATGAAAAGGACCACTAACTTGTAGTCTAATCATCCTTTTTATACTTGAATCTTTCATCGCACTGATTAACTGCTTAATGGCTGATGTTGAGCCGCTAACCACCACTTGCCCACCACCGTTATCATTTGCAATCTCACATGCATCATTTAGCTTAAGAGAATTCAGCAGTCTATCAACTTCATCTATCTCAGTGCCGAGTAAAGCAAGCATACCACCTTCGCATTGATATGATGCTTCACACATTGCAGTGCTACGCACTTGTAATAATCTTGTAGCAGATGCAAGGCTTAATGCTCCAGAAGCACAAAGTGCTGTGTATTCGCCAACAGAGTGACCACACATATAACTTATTTCTTTATCACAGGAGAAAAGTTTACCAAAAAGATGTTCAATGACGCGCAAAGTTGCAATTGATACTGCCATTAGCGCTGGCTGGGCATTTTCTGTGATTGTTAATTCCTCAATAGGACCGTCAAAAATTATTTTAGACAATTTTTTTCCTAAGATATCATCAATCTCATGGAAAACTTCTCTAGCAACCGGATAGGTGTTATATATATCTTTCCCCATACCTACAATTTGAGAACCCTGCCCTGGAAATACAAAAATCATAAGTTTTTAAAAATTTATGTTAATTTAATTAAACAGCTATAAACTAAAATAGTCAATATTTTAAAATTCTAACCTGAAGCTTTTTAAATTTGACTGCAACAAAATTTACAACTAACATCTATAAGCTATAGGAAGGATGGCCGAGAGGCTGAAGGCGACGGTTTGCTAAACCGTTATACGGCTTAAATCGTATCGAGGGTTCGAATCCCTCTCCTTCCATTGTATCTCATTTAGGTGGTCATTATAGATAAAGTGTAGCCCTTAATAGGGCACATTTTCAATTAACCTATTTGTACAACACTTTCTATATCCTCAACACTTGCTTGACTTAGCTCATTTTTTACATATGCTCTACAACTTGCTTTACTATTTGCATTTTCTATCATATTAAATTCTATTAAACGCATTATTTCGCAATATTCGTGTTCTTCAAGTAACTTAGTTAATTTTTGTTTTATTTTTTCTTTGTTCAAACCTTCATAGCACTTTTGCAAAGAGATAGGAATTTCTTCACCCTTATCCAATAACTGCATAAACTCTTCCCCCCATTTTTTTGGATATGATTGACATTTCTTTGCTAAACTGGATAGCTTTTTTCCGCCCTCTTCGCCACCAATAAAAGCTCGCTTTTTGTGAAATGATGGCAATACACAAGCCCAAAATATTTTATCATAGGTTTTATAACCTTCATTAGAATAAGAAAAGGAAATTTTGATTTCTTTGAGATTTTCCACTGCTGATTCTAAAGATTCATGAGTCGTTATTTCGGATGGATATTTTAAATCAGATTTTAAGTCTAAACTGTATTGAAACTGAACTATCCATTCTATAAAAGTGGCTGTTTTTACTTTATCATCCTCTTTAAGGCAAATAAAGGTATCAATATCACTCTCTTTCCTTCTGAATGTTCTTTTTGCTATGCTACCAAATACAAATGCAAACTCTATATTGTTAGCAAAAATGTTTTTTACCTGCTGTTTAAATTCATATTCTATTTTCAGCACAAAATCTATATCTGAGCCAGGTATCTCTCTTAGCATTAAAAAACTTTGAACTTGCAAATTGTTTATTGTTTTTTTATTGATCATCAGTTCTGTTATTACTTCTGGAATGAGGATAGGCAAAGCTTTGCTAGATATTTTTCCGTGTGAATTCTTAAATATCACAGCTGAAGCACCTTTGCTATATCCACCGTAAGCTTTAGTACCTATTTCCACATCATGGACAGTTTGGTTATTTAAGACTATCCCTACACCATTTTTAGTATTAGCGTTATCTTTAAAAAGGATTGCATCACAATTCGGTCTGATATATCGGCTGTTGCCATATAGTGACACGTACATTTTATTATATTGATATCTTCCATTTTTATCCTGAAAATATAATTTTAATTCTTCATCTTCTTCATATTCAATAATAAATGCTATAGGTCCAAATGTTTCTTGAAAATTTGCTTTTTCTGTCATTTTCGATAATATAATTGTTGGATGCACAGTAAGATTATCATAATCTACCTTGCCACCGTATATTACATTGTCTTTATTATCACCAATTATCTTTTCCAACCTTTTTAGTTCACTTTTTTGATGTATTGGTCCTATAAATGTGTTCTTATTTGAGAATTTGCCTACTATTAATTTAGAACACTCATTTTTAAATTTTTCAATAAACTCATCAGCAATTTTTTTATGTATAAAAATTGAGTCTGGTCCTGCACAATCTTGACCACTATTGAAAAACTTTACAAATATGCTGTCTTTTACAGCTTTATCGATATCAGCATCTTCCGCAACAACTACTGGATTATGTCCTGAACCATTAAAAATTAATATTGAATTTTTTGGCATTACTTTTTCTATTTCTGCCCTTGTTGTGCCTCTACCAGTAAAAATGATTACCCTAGACCTCTTTACATATTTCTCTATAAAAACATCGTGCTTTTCCGAAGTTATATTTACATTTGACAAATATTCTTTTATCTTTAAAATATTATATAGGTTTTGCATAATTTTCAACTGACGCAAAGTAGTATTTGGATGTACATATAATTCCTCAGCAATAAATCCAGGAATCAATGCAAATATTACTAGCGAATATAAAGGAAGGTTGGATGGCATGAATACAGAAATAACGTCAACTTTTTCTTTAAAATATTGCTGATTTTTGTCTATATCATTAAGTGTACGTACGCATCGCTCAATTTCATACTGAGCTACATTATAAGGTTCGTATTGAATTAAGATTTTTATTAAATTATTCTTTTTTTCTTTTATGATTTTAGCAATATCTGTGCATTGCTCTTTAATTACGTTAAAATCTACATTCATTAGACATCCCCCTTTTCAACTATAAAGCTATAATCTAGTATTATGTTATAATAAAAGTAACATATTTTAAAGTAAAAAAGTAATTATTAGGATAGCTAGTGATACGTCTTGCAATTTTTAATTGAAAAGCTTTTTGTTCTGTAATGGAAAGTGCTTTAGTTTTTGGCAAGAAATAATGTTTGGTGCAACTTAATTTATAAGTTTTATTTTAAGAGTTCGTAATTAAATTAGTCTAATTAAACTAAACAGCAAAAATTGATGAAACCATGAGGAAGTAGATATTATGAAGAAAACTATATTTAGGAATGAAAAGATCTTTTATTTGAATTTTTTAGAGTGTCTTTTAGGCATCAATTTTGATAACTTGTTTAGATTGCATGACACAAACGTCAAGGTAATAATGGTAAGCTGTCAAAATATAAATGTTTAAATGCCATGTGGTTCCTGATTAAGAAAGGTGTTAATGTTAGAAATAATAAAAAACAATATAGTGTTACACCATGTTATATTTTATACCATGATATAAGATGAAGCTGGAAGGATATATAAGCAAATGTAATTCATACATTGTACAGAACAATGCTAATATTGATATTATCACAGGTTTGGATACTGATTATTACATACACCACTGCTTCTGATTTAAATAAATATTTGAAATAGCAAGTGCAGATCAATTATATTTGACTGGAGCATTAGTTACAAATACTATTTTTCAATATAGGAAGTATTCTTAACGTATGTCAGAGTCTATATCTATTTCTTCTGATCATAATGGTGTAAGTTTAAAGTTAGCAATCAAGTCATATTTAGAAAATTTGGGTAACAAAGTTTACGATTTTGGTTGTTATTCTAAGACAGAGCCAGTTGATTATCCAGATTATGCTAATGCTGTTATTAGTAGTGTAGCAAATTGTGAATCAAAGTATGGAATATTAATTTGTAGTACTGGAACAGGAATGAGTATTATAGCTAATAGACATAGAAAAATAAGAGCTGCTTTATGTCATAATGTTGAAATTGCACAACTTGCACGTGAACATAATAATGCAAATATTCTTTGTCTTGGTGCTAAATATGTAACTGATAAAACAGCAGAAAAAATCATAGAGCAGTTTTTAATGACAAAATTTGCAGGGGGTAGGCATACATCACGTATTAATAAGCTTGCTGAATGGAAATATGAAAACTATTAACTATCAAGAAATATCAAAATTTTCTCGATATGCAGATCAGTGGTGGAATGAAGATGGAAAATTCAAACCCTTACATATGATTAATCCTGTGCGTGTTTCATATGTTACTAAGCACATAAAGGCAAAAATAAACAAAGATTTAAGCTCAATGTCAGTATTAGATATAGGTTGTGGTGGTGGTATTTTATCAGAATCAATAGCCCGCATTGGAGCAAAAGTTTTAGGAATAGATGTATGTGAAGAAAACATTCTTGCAGCACAGCTGCATGCTAAAAAGGTAGGGTTAGAACAAATAGAATATAAATGTACAAGCATTGAAGAATTAGAGAAAAAAAATAAATATGATGTGATACTGTGTATGGAAGTGATAGAGCACGTAGATAATCTTGCTTTTTTTATGGAAGAATCTGTTCATCTATTGAAGCCTGGAGGCTTAATCTTTATATCAACTCTAAATAGAACTATAAAGTCATTTGTGTTTGCTATAATTGGAGCAGAATATGTATTAAAATGGCTGCCAAAAGGTACTCACAATTGGAATAAATTTGTGAAGCCAGCAGAAATTGTGGAGCATTTGCGTGAAAATGATGTAGCCTTAGGAGATATAAAGGGAATAAAATACAGCATAAAAAACAATCAGTGGCAATTGGTAGATGATATTTCTATTAACTATATATTGATAGGAATGAAAACAGTTGGATAAAATTAAAGTTTAATTATAAGACTTTTAATTTTTATTTTGACACTAAATATTAAACCTAATAATATTAATTAATTAAATTAAAATGTTTTTTTGTTAATATTGGAAGCTGGGGGAGAGTTTATGAATGAATTTGATGTTGATCTAAAAGATACCTATTCTGATCAAGTGAATGAAAATTTAAAGTATTTTCTTAAATATTTCGTTGAAGAATTTGAAGAGAAGTTAGCGTTATACAGTTTAGAGCTAAATGGAAAGATTAAAAAAGCAGGAAAATCTGCAAAGCTCGCAAATAATGCTTTAGGAGGGTTGATTGGCTTTGCCAGTTGGAAAAATTCCCATGGTTGGTGGTGTAGTAAAATCCGTATCAACTGATTTAATAACAAATGAAATAAATAAAATAGGTAAAAATTATCATTTAAGAAAAGTAACGGATTTATCAAAATTGGTAGATTTTTCTCAGGAGGGCTCTGCTGACTTTAGAAGAATGTTAGTAAACGCAGGGTTTGATCTATTTCAAAGTTTTGAGACACAGCTTATGATGGTTACCTCAAGAATCGGGTTGCGTCAACTAGCGAAAGATGCTGTAGATAGAACAATTAACTATATGAAGAGTAAAAGTGAATTTGAAGAAAAATTTATAACTAAAGGTGTTATTTTAGGTAAGTTTAAAGGTTTTTCATTTAGGGGAAAATCTATAACCAGTGGGTTTAAGATAAAGTATAAATATAACAATGAAGAAAAAGGTTTAATAATTAAAAAAAATTGGAATACAATAGAACTATACAGTAAAGTTGGCATAGTGATAGTATCAGAAAATAAAGATGAAACTGGTTACTATAGAAGAAAAGATCAAAAATTAAGTAATACCGGTGAATATGGTTATAGACGTCTTTTTAAATCAGAAAATTGGGATGAGTTAAAAAAAGAATATGAGGATAATTCCATTACAGATGCAAATAAGCAGCAAAAATCATATCAACCATTACACATTTTAGTATAGCTTAAATCATTTTCTTTCTGCTTATTATAGGAGATATCCGCACGCTAGAATTATCAATATCAATAAGTGATATTTTATCCTTATTTATTTTCTGATAAGACTTGCTTTGTTTAAAGTCCTTAAGCTTAAAATTTTTATTTAATTCTTTTTCTTCTAGATATTTGTATGCTGTACTAATGAAACCCCATAACAGTTCCTTATACGAATACGATTCCTGTTCATTACTTAAAAGTCTATTAGAACCGAGGCAATCTATATTACTAATATCCATTTCAAATTCATCTATGTTATGAATATCGCAGTCATGACTATTCTTATAGTCTTTATATCTTAAGGTAACTAACACTTTTAAATTATCTGTAGAATCCTTATTATTAACTTGGCTTTTTAGCCCATATAGAGACTGAACTTTTTCTGATATCATTTCATCTCCTATTTTATTTACAACCAAAACAGGAGTTTTTGTTGATTTTATAATTTCATTTGGCTTATAATTAAAATCAAACCACTTTGCTAACATAGCAATAAAACTTCCAAACAAATATTGAATTTCTGCTTGAACTGAACTGTAAGAATTATTGTGTATCAAAGTAAAATGAATGTTTGCCTC contains the following coding sequences:
- a CDS encoding aldehyde dehydrogenase family protein, which codes for MNVDFNVIKEQCTDIAKIIKEKKNNLIKILIQYEPYNVAQYEIERCVRTLNDIDKNQQYFKEKVDVISVFMPSNLPLYSLVIFALIPGFIAEELYVHPNTTLRQLKIMQNLYNILKIKEYLSNVNITSEKHDVFIEKYVKRSRVIIFTGRGTTRAEIEKVMPKNSILIFNGSGHNPVVVAEDADIDKAVKDSIFVKFFNSGQDCAGPDSIFIHKKIADEFIEKFKNECSKLIVGKFSNKNTFIGPIHQKSELKRLEKIIGDNKDNVIYGGKVDYDNLTVHPTIILSKMTEKANFQETFGPIAFIIEYEEDEELKLYFQDKNGRYQYNKMYVSLYGNSRYIRPNCDAILFKDNANTKNGVGIVLNNQTVHDVEIGTKAYGGYSKGASAVIFKNSHGKISSKALPILIPEVITELMINKKTINNLQVQSFLMLREIPGSDIDFVLKIEYEFKQQVKNIFANNIEFAFVFGSIAKRTFRRKESDIDTFICLKEDDKVKTATFIEWIVQFQYSLDLKSDLKYPSEITTHESLESAVENLKEIKISFSYSNEGYKTYDKIFWACVLPSFHKKRAFIGGEEGGKKLSSLAKKCQSYPKKWGEEFMQLLDKGEEIPISLQKCYEGLNKEKIKQKLTKLLEEHEYCEIMRLIEFNMIENANSKASCRAYVKNELSQASVEDIESVVQIG
- the fabD gene encoding ACP S-malonyltransferase, producing the protein MIFVFPGQGSQIVGMGKDIYNTYPVAREVFHEIDDILGKKLSKIIFDGPIEELTITENAQPALMAVSIATLRVIEHLFGKLFSCDKEISYMCGHSVGEYTALCASGALSLASATRLLQVRSTAMCEASYQCEGGMLALLGTEIDEVDRLLNSLKLNDACEIANDNGGGQVVVSGSTSAIKQLISAMKDSSIKRMIRLQVSGPFHSRFMSPAYDIITDFIKNVQINRPSIPIVFNATAKEEDNPQIIKNLITKQIVSRVRWRETILYIAQKGIKKCIEIGPGQVLSNLVKRISSSIDTRSISSISNVHEFISDFSLVE
- the ubiG gene encoding bifunctional 2-polyprenyl-6-hydroxyphenol methylase/3-demethylubiquinol 3-O-methyltransferase UbiG, encoding MKTINYQEISKFSRYADQWWNEDGKFKPLHMINPVRVSYVTKHIKAKINKDLSSMSVLDIGCGGGILSESIARIGAKVLGIDVCEENILAAQLHAKKVGLEQIEYKCTSIEELEKKNKYDVILCMEVIEHVDNLAFFMEESVHLLKPGGLIFISTLNRTIKSFVFAIIGAEYVLKWLPKGTHNWNKFVKPAEIVEHLRENDVALGDIKGIKYSIKNNQWQLVDDISINYILIGMKTVG
- the rpiB gene encoding ribose 5-phosphate isomerase B, translated to MSESISISSDHNGVSLKLAIKSYLENLGNKVYDFGCYSKTEPVDYPDYANAVISSVANCESKYGILICSTGTGMSIIANRHRKIRAALCHNVEIAQLAREHNNANILCLGAKYVTDKTAEKIIEQFLMTKFAGGRHTSRINKLAEWKYENY